AATAAATTGTCAGCAAAATCAGCTGTCATCTATAAAAAGATACAGCGGTATCTCCATACTTTTGATACCGGAATCTTTTTAAATGTCCCGCTTCCTGGGGCACTTCATCTTTTAAGTCATGTTCTGCTATAATTATCCCGTCCTGTTCTATTATATCACTTTCTACTAAACATTTTAAGGTTTTCTCTACAAGATTTTTATTATATGGAGGATCTAAAAATATAATATCAAATTTTCTGCTTTCTTTAGAAAGCTTATCCAGGGCAGTAAATACATCCATAGCCATAACAGATGACTTCTCACTAAGTTTAGTATGAAGAAGATTGTGTTTTATTGTCAAAATACATTCCCTGCTTTTTTCAACAAACAAGGAAAAAACTGCCCCCCTGCTTAATGCCTCAATCCCTAAATTACCGGTTCCTGAATATAAATCAAGAACCCTTGCCCCGGCTACAAAACCTGATATTATATTAAAAACCGATTCCTTAACTCTGTCAGCAGTTGGCCTTGTCTCTTTTCCGCCAATAGTTTTTAATTTATGTCCCTTAGCACTTCCCGAAATTACCCTTAATATGACCCTTTCCTCCATTTTCATTTCTATAATGTTATTTTATACTATCATATATCATTGTCAACCATTATAAAACATTTAATTTAAACTTAATATATTTATTTTATCCCCAAATTCATTTATTATCTTCTTTTTTAATAAAAAATGTTCCTCCATTATAAAGTCCGGGTCTCTATTTATAAGCTCTAAAGCGGCTTCCTGAGCCTTTTTTAAAATATCCATATCACTGTATAAATTGGCTATTTTAAGCTGGGGAATACCATGCTGCCTGGTTCCAAAAAACTCACCAGGCCCCCGTATTTCCAAATCTTTTTGGGATATTACAAAGCCATCATTGTTTTCTTTTATTGCCTTCATTCTTTCCTTTGCAACTTTACCTTTTCCCTCATTATATAAAATACAATAGGACTGGTGCTCGCTTCTTCCAACCCTGCCCCTTAATTGATGGAGCTGGGACAAACCAAACCTTTCAGAATTTTCAATAACCATTACCGCCGCATTAGGGACATTTACCCCAACTTCAATAACAGTTGTGCTGACTAATATATCTATTTCTCCTTTTAAAAAACTCTCCATCACACTATCTTTTTGTTTTGGGCTGATTTTTCCATGGATGAGTCCTACATTCAAGTCCTTAAAATCTTCTTTTTTAATTTTTTCAGCCAACTTTTCTGCTGATTTTAAATCCATTGAATCAGACTCTTCAATTAAAGGGCAAACGATGTAAGCTTGTCTTCC
The genomic region above belongs to Acetivibrio saccincola and contains:
- the rsmD gene encoding 16S rRNA (guanine(966)-N(2))-methyltransferase RsmD; this translates as MEERVILRVISGSAKGHKLKTIGGKETRPTADRVKESVFNIISGFVAGARVLDLYSGTGNLGIEALSRGAVFSLFVEKSRECILTIKHNLLHTKLSEKSSVMAMDVFTALDKLSKESRKFDIIFLDPPYNKNLVEKTLKCLVESDIIEQDGIIIAEHDLKDEVPQEAGHLKRFRYQKYGDTAVSFYR